A single window of Granulibacter bethesdensis DNA harbors:
- a CDS encoding glycosyltransferase family 2 protein: protein MNVRDEARDIAEWIAFHGAVGFHSQIIFDNRSTDSTSEIIKAASKVLDVRYHHWDRTDSRYQVDAYFTACHVYRHEFDWIAFVDSDEYLMPEFPVHMAEYLDGFKDREVGGIGVNWATYGSSGLVDFPSGLIAESFTRRSSADFFPNRHIKSIVRPLSVISCDNPHWFNTDAPYMDAAGNPLEWYVSDQGEVVKGLTKAIPDYKGARINHYFTRSLAHWKRKVNRGYPADIAIRKMEEFEYYNRNEIEDPIAVRYMHNVLKILDRIGNP, encoded by the coding sequence ATGAATGTCCGCGATGAGGCCCGTGATATTGCGGAATGGATCGCGTTTCACGGCGCTGTTGGCTTTCACTCACAGATTATTTTCGATAATCGTTCCACTGATTCGACCTCTGAGATAATCAAGGCCGCATCAAAAGTGCTTGATGTGCGTTATCATCATTGGGATCGGACGGATTCACGATATCAGGTGGATGCCTATTTTACAGCCTGCCATGTCTATCGGCATGAATTTGACTGGATCGCTTTTGTCGATTCAGATGAGTATCTGATGCCGGAATTTCCTGTTCACATGGCGGAATATCTGGATGGTTTCAAAGATCGGGAAGTGGGGGGAATTGGCGTCAACTGGGCCACTTACGGCTCCAGCGGGCTAGTCGATTTTCCGTCTGGACTGATTGCGGAAAGTTTCACCAGACGTTCCAGCGCAGATTTTTTCCCCAATCGGCATATCAAGTCGATTGTTCGTCCGCTGTCAGTCATATCCTGCGATAATCCACATTGGTTCAACACGGATGCTCCTTATATGGATGCAGCCGGTAATCCCCTAGAATGGTATGTTTCAGATCAGGGTGAAGTGGTGAAAGGGCTGACGAAAGCGATCCCTGATTATAAGGGGGCAAGAATCAATCATTATTTTACCCGTTCTCTGGCGCATTGGAAGCGCAAGGTTAATCGTGGGTATCCAGCGGATATTGCCATCCGTAAAATGGAAGAATTTGAATATTATAATAGAAATGAAATAGAAGATCCTATTGCTGTTCGATACATGCATAATGTCCTGAAAATTCTTGATCGTATTGGTAATCCCTGA